A window of Gavia stellata isolate bGavSte3 chromosome 29, bGavSte3.hap2, whole genome shotgun sequence contains these coding sequences:
- the LIN28A gene encoding protein lin-28 homolog A, producing the protein MGSVSNQQFAGAKPGEEPAGDSPKAENEPQPLHGSGICKWFNVRMGFGFLSMTAKGGATLDSPVDVFVHQSKLHMEGFRSLKEGEAVEFTFKKSSKGLESIRVTGPGGVFCIGSERRPKGKSLQKRRSKGDRCYNCGGLDHHAKECKLPPQPKKCHFCQSVSHMVANCPAKAQQSPSSQGKPAYFREEEDMHSSALLPETRE; encoded by the exons ATGGGGTCTGTTTCCAACCAGCAGTTTGCAG GTGCGAAGCCGGGCGAGGAGCCGGCCGGAGACTCGCCCAAGGCCGAGAACGAGCCCCAGCCGCTGCACGGCTCCGGCATCTGTAAGTGGTTCAATGTCCGCATGGGCTTCGGTTTCCTCTCCATGACCGCCAAGGGCGGCGCGACGCTGGACTCGCCCGTCGATGTCTTCGTGCACCAG AGCAAGCTCCACATGGAGGGTTTCCGCAGCCTGAAGGAAGGCGAAGCTGTCGAGTTCACCTTTAAGAAGTCATCCAAAGGTTTGGAGTCCATCCGGGTGACTGGCCCGGGGGGCGTCTTCTGCATCGGCAGCGAGAGGAGACCCAAGGGCAAGAGCCTCCAGAAACGCAGATCGAAAGGAGACCG ATGCTACAACTGCGGCGGGCTGGACCACCATGCCAAAGAGTGCAAGCTCCCGCCGCAGCCCAAGAAATGCCACTTCTGCCAGAGTGTCAGCCACATGGTCGCCAACTGCCCCGCGAAAGCACAGCAgtcccccagctcccagggaaaaccTGCCTACTTCCGAGAGGAGGAGGACATGCACAGCTCGGCCCTCCTCCCCGAAACCCGGGAATGA
- the CRYBG2 gene encoding beta/gamma crystallin domain-containing protein 2, whose translation MDPPFRHAKTRGFVSSAELRMKQATAGAPGSEGRSRFQKVSLVSRRLENTGSVRGREGSPSRVSLLLQAWEREIVEKTASSPATVTHRERSSSVNLLKDFTTHGPIFSQVYSPAQKPRRQDERGKAEAGGGGDGIPRLVGAPREMPVHRESYVHGTLLPTRPAERPAGGPGEGPGAPCGVEPHCVPALPRPRNVTVLRTGRDAAGLEPGLAEGREARNGMHGDASATVALPQRESSERDGSSFAGAAAGSESSPGTAEATGLPAEGSPGDKHLPQAEATPVNATSRDSDRPGDPQTSITSSPQCPSADAGGQADPAGAGDGSAADGDGTISATPPRTESTPAASSTLENPSSEASDGPEPSPEASASPKAEVELEGGEMTGDPQSTAQEPESSPEPPTEPPAPDPLAESPPDVTEEDPELLVDMEIFVDTLRNMEPSEMRKAPKTPRQPRPSSLGRCAALPPIQEDRVAPRAAVSLPQALHELLVRGPVGWQEESPEEEVEIENPYLSPDERAQVGTLHGAPGDSTASNGQVEGGSLPETAGQARAEEKAKPVAGGLAERSVLFRGNVLKGMALLSHFLEHRAAAADEGKPYSRLDNSVLYSRFVSPSTAPLELPGRDGGDTGSPTPGDYNGLGPGDHRGPEMAVLEALNPGSVLPVTEKPESAVALCPTDVLEDKEGFEKINMRPGKIILFSEAGFAGQKREIWGDIPDATSWEFSHTISIRVIRGGWVMYEKPRFHGRKCVLAEGDVEIDNPWTAYGQSGQPHGSQPFRIGSFKRVVRDYRTPEISLFAEENGEGTRLKFTDSAEDTRVRGQALTAASIIVHSGLWLVYSKPFFDDDPYVLEPGGYPNLKAWGAKDPSICSMHPIRLGCPVVERPGEPQVLLYEAAGFQGRSFAISRDVYDLKCLRGPALATVGSLHVLGGCWVGYEKEGFRGHQYLLEEGEYQDWRQWGGYSKELVSLRLIRTDFSDPALVLFEAMDFEEGPSVELSEALPDTQLAGYGTVTQSIHVLSGVWVAYEGTNFSGEQYILEKGVYRNCEDWGAMDCRIASVQPILQVGEHNLHFVSKILLFSEPDFLGDHVAFEEDQDTLPAAFVPRSCRVRGGSWILFDGQAFVGEQHVLSEGEYPTLSAMGCLSSTAIRSLKKVPVFFSEPSIFLHGLECFEGKEIELNNEVRSLQAEGFNNHVLSVRVKGGIWVLCEHGDFRGRQWLLDCTEITNWLTYSGLQHVGSLYPIRQRRIYFRIRSRELELYLSVPDDVEDMKAGRVVVSSLSEQSSSIWYYEDGLMKNQVAPTMSLQVIGPAGKGAKAVLWSETRMPRQTWSVDSQGRIHSQMFEDMILDIKGGRSYDRDHAIVWDMAEERPTQIWDIQVL comes from the exons aTGGATCCGCCGTTCCGGCACGCCAAGACCAGGGGCTTCGTCTCCAGTGCAGAGCTGAGAATGAAGCAGGCGACGGCGGGTGCTCCAGGGTCCGAGGGCAGGTCCCGCTTCCAGAAGGTCTCACTGGTGTCACGGCGGCTGGAGAATACGGGGAGTGTgcggggccgggaggggagcCCCTCCCGCgtctccctcctgctgcaggccTGGGAGAGGGAGATTGTGGAGAAGACAGCATCCAGCCCCGCCACCGTGACGCACCGGGAACGCTCGTCCTCTGTCAACCTCCTCAAGGACTTCACCACGCACGGCCCCATCTTCTCGCAGGTGTATTCCCCGGCGCAGAAGCCCCGGCGGCAGGATGAGAGGGGGAAGGCGGAGGCCGGTGGCGGCGGTGATGGCATCCCTCGGCTGGTGGGTGCCCCCCGTGAGATGCCCGTGCACAGGGAGAGCTATGTGCACGgcaccctcctccccacccgACCCGCTGAGCGCCCTGCAGGGGGTCCCGGTGAGGGTCCCGGTGCCCCGTGCGGGGTTGAGCCCCACTGCGTCCCTGCCCTACCCAGGCCCAGGAACGTCACCGTGCTACGAACAGGCAGGGACGCAGCCGGGCTTGAGCCCGGGCTGGCGGAGGGAAGGGAAGCCCGAAACGGGATGCACGGTGATGCCAGTGCCACGGTGGCCCTGCCGCAGCGGGAGAGCAGTGAGCGGGACGGCAGCAGCtttgctggggcagcagcaggcagcgaGAGCTCGCCGGGCACTGCGGAGGCCACTGGGCTCCCGGCCGAGGGATCCCCCGGGGACAAACACTTGCCACAAGCCGAAGCCACGCCAGTGAACGCAACCTCGAGAGACAGCGACAGGCCCGGGGACCCACAAACCAGTATAACCAGCTCCCCGCAGTGTCCCTCGGCGGATGCTGGTGGCCAGGCTGATCCAGCTGGTGCGGGAGACGGAAGCGCAGCAGACGGGGACGGCACCATTTCAGCCACGCCACCAAGGACAGAGAGCACTccggcagccagcagcacccttGAAAACCCCTCCTCAGAGGCGAGCGATGGTCCAGAGCCTTCCCCCGAAGCATCAGCATCTCCAAAGGCTGAGGTTGAGTTGGAGGGGGGCGAGATGACAGGGGACCCCCAGAGCACAGCCCAAGAGCCCGAGAGCAGCCCAGAGCCCCCCACCGAGCCGCCAGCCCCTGACCCCCTGGCTGAGAGCCCCCCAGACGTGACCGAGGAGGACCCCGAGCTGCTGGTGGACATGGAGATCTTCGTGGACACGCTGCGCAACATGGAGCCCTCGGAGATGCGGAAGGCGCCCAAGACCCCGCGCCAACCCCGGCCGTCGTCGCTGGGCCGCTGTGCCGCTCTGCCCCCCATCCAGGAGGACCGCGTGGCCCCCCGTGCCGCCGTCTCCCTTCCCCAGGCCCTGCACGAGCTGCTGGTGCGGGGCCCAGTGGGGTGGCAAGAGGAGAGCCccgaggaggaggtggagatCGAGAACCCCTACCTGAGCCCTGATGAGCGGGCGCAGGTGGGGACCCTCCATGGAGCACCCGGGGACAGCACCGCCAGCAATGGCCAGGTGGAGGGGGGCTCGCTCCCGGAGACAGCGGGGCAGGCGAGAGCGGAGGAAAAGGCCAAACCGGTGGCCGGGGGCTTGGCTGAGCGGAGCGTGCTCTTCCGAGGGAATGTCCTCAAGGGCATGGCGCTGCTCTCCCACTTCTTGGAGCACCGGGCGGCCGCAGCCGACGAAGGCAAGCCCTACTCGCGCCTGGACAACAGCGTGCTCTACAGCCGCTTCGTCTCCCCCAGCACCGCCCCGCTTGAGCTGCCTGGCAGGGACGGCGGGGACACAGGCTCGCCCACCCCCGGGGACTACAATGGGCTGGGTCCTGGTGACCACCGCGGCCCCGAGATGGCCGTGCTGGAAGCCCTGAATCCCGGCTCCGTCCTTCCTGTTACCGAAAAGCCAGAGAGTGCCGTGGCCCTGTGTCCCACTGATGTCCTG GAGGACAAGGAGGGCTTCGAGAAGATCAACATGAGACCCGGCAAG ATCATCCTCTTCTCCGAGGCCGGCTTTGCGGGCCAGAAACGGGAGATATGGGGCGACATACCCGATGCCACGTCCTGGGAGTTCTCGCACACCATTTCCATCCGGGTCATCCGAGGCGG gTGGGTGATGTACGAGAAGCCACGGTTTCACGGGCGCAAGTGCGTGCTGGCCGAGGGGGACGTGGAGATCGACAACCCCTGGACGGCGTACGGGCAGAGCGGGCAGCCCCACGGCAGCCAGCCTTTCCGCATTGGCTCCTTCAAAAGGGTGGTGCGG GATTACCGCACCCCTGAGATCAGCCTGTTTGCGGAGGAGAACGGTGAAGGCACCCGGCTGAAGTTCACCGACTCAGCCGAGGACACCCGCGTGCGGGGCCAGGCACTCACCGCCGCCTCCATCATTGTCCACTCGGGCCT gTGGTTGGTTTACTCCAAGCCTTTCTTCGACGATGATCCCTACGTTTTGGAGCCAGGAGGGTACCCCAATTTAAAGGCTTGGGGAGCAAAGGACCCATCCATCTGCTCCATGCACCCCATCAGGCTG gGCTGCCCCGTTGTGGAGAGACCCGGCGAGCCGCAG GTGCTGCTCTACGAGGCTGCAGGTTTCCAGGGCCGCAGCTTCGCCATCAGCCGAGATGTCTACGACCTGAAGTGCCTGCGCGGGCCAGCGCTGGCCACTGTGGGCTCCCTGCATGTCCTGGGCGGCTG CTGGGTCGGCTACGAGAAGGAGGGCTTCCGCGGCCACCAGTAcctgctggaggaaggggagtaCCAGGACTGGAGGCAGTGGGGCGGCTACAGCAAGGAGCTGGTGTCCTTACGGCTGATACGGACG GACTTCTCCGACCCGGCGCTGGTCCTCTTCGAGGCCATGGACTTCGAGGAGGGCCCGAGCGTGGAGCTGAGCGAGGCGCTCCCCGACACGCAGCTGGCTGGCTACGGCACCGTCACACAGTCCATCCACGTGCTGAGCGGCGT GTGGGTGGCCTATGAGGGCACCAACTTCTCTGGCGAGCAGTACATCCTGGAGAAGGGGGTGTATCGCAACTGCGAAGACTGGGGTGCCATGGATTGCCGCATCGCCTCAGTGCAGCCCATCCTGCAG GTCGGGGAACACAACCTCCATTTCGTCTCCAAG ATCCTGCTCTTCTCAGAGCCTGACTTCTTGGGGGATCATGTCGCCTTCGAGGAGGACCAGGACACCCTGCCCGCCGCCTTCGTCCCACGCTCCTGCAGAGTCCGTGGGGGCAG CTGGATCCTGTTCGACGGGCAGGCCTTCGTGGGGGAGCAGCACGTGCTGTCCGAGGGCGAGTACCCCACGCTCAGCGCCATGGGCTGCCTCTCCTCCACTGCCATCCGCTCCTTGAAGAAGGTCCCAGTG TTTTTCTCGGAGCCCTCCATCTTCCTGCACGGGCTGGAGTGTTTCGAGGGGAAGGAGATTGAGCTGAACAACGAAGTGCGGAGTCTCCAGGCAGAGGGTTTCAACAACCACGTGCTGTCGGTGCGCGTCAAAGGCGGGAT CTGGGTGCTGTGCGAACATGGTGACTTCCGAGGGCGTCAGTGGCTGCTGGACTGCACCGAAATCACCAACTGGCTGACGTACAGCGGGCTCCAGCACGTGGGATCCCTCTACCCCATCCGCCAG